The region ACCCGGCCGATGTCACCTACACCGCGCTGCCGACCGCGGAGCTGGTACGGGTTCTGCGCGGCACTCGCATCCGCCGGCTCCTGCTCATCCTGGACACCTGCTACTCAGGGCAGGGCGGCAACGAACTCGCCGCTGCGGCCCTCGAGCGCCTCGGCGGGCAGTGGGGACGGGGTAAGAGCAGCTCAGGGCTGGTCATCATGTCCTCCGCCCAGCCTCACCAACAGGCACAGACAGGGCTGTTCCCCAATCTGCTCGACGAGGCAGTGCGCAGCCAGGCCACCGCCGGACACGCTCCCACCCACCTGTCGGTGTCCGCAGTCGTGCAACAGATGAACGACCACGCCGACAAACCCGGCTACCAGCACATCAGCCTCTCCCTGCTCGGGCTGACCGGCGAACCGCCCGACTTCCTCACCAACCCCCGCCACGACGTCCGCCTCACCGACGTCGACCTCGCACTGCAAGACGCCGCCGAGTTCGACGCCTACGCCCTGCAAAGAGACACGGAGTTCACCTCCCGCCTCCTGGTCCGTGCCATGGGCTACCACGGAGACGCCGCGCAGGGCTGGTGGTTCTGCGGCCGCTATCAGGCCCTCGCCGAACTCGCCGCCTGGCTCAACCAGGACGGCAACGACGCCCAGGAGGAACTGTTCCCGCGCGATGGCGCGGCGGGAGAGTGCGTGCGGATCGTCACGGCTGGCCCAGGCTCGGGAAAGACAGCGGTCCTCGGTCTCGTGGCTGCCCTCACCATGCCCGAACGCCGCCGCACCGTGCCCGTCGCCGCCCTGGGCCTCGATCCAGACTGGATCCCAGGCGAGGGAAGCATCGACGTCGTCATGTACGCCCAGAACCTCACCAACGCCCAGGTACTGTCCGGCCTCGCGGCCGCCGCTGGCTTCAAATGCGCGACCGTCGGCGAGTTCCTCAACGCCCTCGAACAGCGAAACGACAGTCGCGGCCGACCCTTCACGATCCTCATCGACGCCCTCGACGAAGCCGCCACCCCCAACACCCTGTGCTCACAGATCGTGCGCCCTCTCATCGAGCACTCCAATCGACGCATCTGCCTCCTCCTCGGTACCCGCCCCTACCTACTGGACCGGCTCGGTATCAGCAGCAGTCCAGAGCACCACGACAATGGGGTCATCGACCTCGACAGTCCCCGCTACGCCGACCGCGAGGCGCTGCTGGCCTACACGATGCGCAACCTCCTCCAAAGCCGCAGCGACTCCCCCTACAAGTCAGCCGATCCAGGCCTGCTACGGGATGTCGCCCAAGCCGTGGGCGACGCCGCAGGCACATCCTTCCTCGTCGCCCGCTTCGCCGCTTACACCCTCGCTTCCGCAAAAACGGTCGTCACAGACCCGGACAACGCAGATTGGCGGGCCAGCCTGCCCCGCCATGCCGGGCAGGCCATGCACGACGACCTCGTCCGGCGCCTCGGCCCCGAGGCCCAACGCGCCGCGGACCTTTTGCGGCCGCTCGCGTACGCCGAAGGCCAGGGCCTGCCGTGGGAAGGCATCTGGGCTCCCCTCGCCTCCGCCATCTCCGGCCGCGCGTACACCGACGAAGACCTCCTGTGGCTACGTCGAAACGCCGGCTCCTACGTAGTCGAAGCCACCGAGAACGGCCGCTCCGCCTACCGCCTCTACCATCAGGCCCTCACCGAACACCTCCGCGAGAATACCGACGACGCGGCAGTCCATTCCGCGTTCGTCGACACCCTCACCGAGGACGTCCCTTACCGCGGCGACGCCACCCGCGACTGGTCCCGCGCCCACCCGTACGCCCTCAACCACCTCGCCACTCACGCTGCGGCAGCACACCGCGTGGACGGCCTGCTTTCCATACCCGAATACCTGGTCCACGCCGTCCCGAACAGCCTCACCCCCTACCTCGACGATGCCGTAGGCCAGCAAACCCGGCTGACCGCAGCGGTCTACCGCACCTCTTTCGACTGGCACGTCGCCGCACCCGCCCCCGTACGTCGCAGCATCCTCGCGCTCAACGCCGCCCGTGCCCAAGCAGCCTGGCTACTCAGACAACTCAACTCCGACACACAGACCGAATGGGTCCCCGCCTGGGCTACAGGCAACGACTTCAGTCCGGCGCTACGCCACACCCTCACCGGATTCGATGCTCAAGTGTCCGCCGTAGCGTGCACGATCCTCGACGATCGCCCCGTCGCCGTCATCAGCACAGCAAACGGCCGTGTGTACGTGCGGGACGTGGCCACCGGCCACCCCATCGGCCAACCCCTCACCGGATTCGCTGGCCAGGTATCGGCCGTGGCCTGCACCGTCCTCAACGGCCGCCCCGTCGCCGTCATCAGCAGCGATCCTGGAGACGGCCGCCGCGTGCATGTGCGGGACGTGGCCACCGGGCGTCCCATCAGCGAACCCCTCACCGGATTCAACCACCGGGTGACCGCAATCGCATGCGCCGTCATCGACGGCCGCCCCGTCAGCGTCATCGGCACCGCTGGCGGCGCCGAATCCCACGACGGCCGCTTCGTGCACAGCAATCGTGATGACGGCGGCCGCGTGCATGTGCGGGACGTGGCCACCGGGCGTCCTATCGGCGAACCCCTCACCGGATTTATGGGCCGGGTATCAGCAGTGGCCTGCACTGTCCTCAACGGCCGCCCCGTCGCCGTCATCAGCAGCGGCACTGGCACTGGCAGCAAACAGAGCCGTAACGGCGGCCGCCTCATTGTTAGCGACTTGGCCAGCGGATGTGCAATCGGCAAGCCCCTCACCGGATTCGCAGGGCCGGTCACCGCGTGGCCTGCACTGTCCTCAACGGCCGCCCCGTCGCCGTCATCGGCACTGGTGGGATCCGCGGCCGTGTGTATGTACGGGACATTGCTCACGGACAGCAGATAGGTAAACCCCTCACCGGATTCGGCAGCCGGGTCAGCGCCTTGGCGTGCACTACTCTTGGCGACCGCTCCGTCGCCGTCATCAGTACTGGGACTGGCACCAACGCCCGGGTATATGTGCGGGCTCTAGATACTGGTGACCTCGTGGACGACCCCCTGCCCGGATTCAACAGCCGGTTCACCGCGGTAACGTGCACAACTCTCAGCGGACGCCCCATCGCTGTCACTAGTAGCAGCGACCGCACAGTGCGCGTATGGAACCTGCTAGAGAACACCCATCCATCCCTGATAGGCGAAATGCCCGCCAGTACGCGAGCAATTGTCAAATCCTGTGGATCACCGCGAAGAGCCTCAATCCAGCCGTAGCCATTGACCAAGGACTGCGAAGTCCTGGTCGGTGAGGCCGCGGGACGACGCAATGCGATGGAGGAGGGCTGGTGCCGGGTGGCGGGTGGACACCCAGTCCCGATCGGCGTCGGTGATCTCGTCGTCGACCCAGGCGAACGGGCGTCCGTCCGCCCATGCCACGAGGGTTCGGGTCTTCCAGTGGAGCCCGAACCACTGGTCTTCTCGTTCGTGGGCGGCGGAGGGCTCCGGCCAGTTCACGACCGGCAGTTGGGGCAGGCCGAGCCGCGGTGCCAGCTCGATATTCGCCTCCTCTTCCCAGGTCGTGGCCCAGACCAGGTCGCACGGCAGCGCCGCGAGCCGCGGCCCGGCCTGTGGGACGAGCCGCGCCAGGTGCGTGTCCGATGCGGTGCCCGCCGGCTCGCGCTGCGGGCCATCGCCGAACGGCAGGAGCGGCCCGTCGACGTCCAAGAAGAGCAGTGGACGGTTCCCGTGCGCGGTCATGCTGCGCTCACCTCGGGGCGCTCGACGAGGTAGCCGTTCTGGAACGTGGCGCCGTTGCGGACGAGGGCGACGAGGTGGGGTGCGGTGATCGCGCGCCAGCGTGCCTGGGCGGACTCGGCGAGCTTGAACACCATGGCCAGGGCGGCAGCGGGGCTGCCGGCGCCGCGGGTGACCCGGGTCCTCAACTTGACGGTGCTGAAGGTGGATTCGATCGGGTTCGTCGTCCTGAGGTGCACCCAGTGTTCGGCGGGGAAGTCGTAGAACGCCAGGAGTTCATCGGTCTCGTCGCTGACCTTCTTCACCGCTTTCGGCCACTTCGCGCCGTAGGTGCGCTCGAACTCCTTGACGGCCTTCTGGGCGTGGTCGCGGTCTTCGGCGTTGTAGATCTCCTGCAGTGCCTTCTTAGCGCCGGGCTGGGCCGACTTCGGCAGGGCGTTGACCACGTTGCGGGTTTTGTGAACCCAGCACCTTTGGTGCCTGGCCTGCGGAAACACCTCCGCCAGAGCCCGCCACAGGCCCATCGCGCCGTCACCGACCACGAGCTCGGGATCCCGCATGCCGCGCCGTCGGCAATCACGCAGCAGGTCGGCCCAGGACTCGGTGGACTCGCGCAATCCTTCAGCGAGCGCGATGAGTTCCTTGCGGCCGTCGGTGCGCACGCCCATGAGGACCAGGACGCAGGAGCGGGCCTGGCCGAGGCGGACCTTGGGGTGGACGCCGTCGGCCCACACGTACACGTAGTCGGATTCCGACAGGTCCCGGTCCTGGAAGGCAGCATGGTCGTCGCTCCACTGCTTGGTCAGACGGGTCACGGTGGCCGGCGAGAGCCCGGCCGAGCTGCCGAGGAACTGCTCGAGTGCGGGAACGAAGTCGCCGGAGGACAGTCCGTGCAGGTAGAGCAGGGGAAGGACCTCGCTGATCTTCGGGGACTTGCGGCACCAGGGGGCCAGGATCTGCGACGAGAACCGCTTGCGTTCGCCCGTCTCGGCATCGACGCGCTTGTCGTTCACGCGCGGTGCCTTGACCGGGATCGGCCCGGCGGCCGTGGTCACGGTGCGCTCGGCGTGGTGGCCGTTGCGGACCACCAGACGTCGGCCGGTCTCGTCGCGCTGGTCAGCCAACTCGGCTATGTACTGGTTGACTTCGGCCTCCAGGGCCGCGGCGAGCATCCGCCGGGCGCCCTCGCGGACTATGTTGTCCATCAGGGAGCCGGTCTCGGTGGTTCCGTCGTTGTTGACTACGCTGAGCACGGGCGTGCCTTCCCGACCCGCGCGCCAACGCGGGCCTACTCGATGACCAGAAGTCGATCACTCGGGAAGGTACGCCCTCCGCGTTGTGCGAGGCATCCCTCCCGAGGTCGATCCACAGGTCTTGAGCATTGCTCCCAGTACGCAGGTATCAGCCGTGGCCTGCACGGTCCTCAATGGCCGTTCCATCGCCGCTATCGGTATCGCCACCAGCCGCAGCAGCGGTCGCGTGGATGTGCGGGATACAAAGACGGGTTACCTCATCGGCGAGCCTCAGACCGAATTCGGCAGTCGGGTCACGGCGGTGGCATGTACCGTCCTCGACGGACACCCCCTCGCCATCATTGGTGCTGGCGGTCGAGTGTATTCGCAGGACGTGGCAACCGGCCGTCCTATCGGCGAACCCCTCACCGGACTCCAAGGCCAGGTGTCCGCCCTGACGTGCACAGTTCTCGACGAACGCCCGCTCGCCATCATCGGCGCCAGCCACACTCGCGACGGCGTCGGCCGAGTGTACGTGCGGGATGTGGCGACCGGCGATCTCATGGGCGAGCCCCTTAGCGGATTCAATAACGAGGTCACAGCCATGGCGTGCACTGAGCTCGATGGCCGCCCCGTCGCCGTCATCGGCAGCGGCACCGGCTCGAAGGGAGGCAACAGACGTGTGGATGTGCGGGATGTGGCCACCGGCCATCCCATCGGCGAACCCCTCACCGAGCTCCCTGGCCGGGTGTACGCCCTGTCGTGCACCGTCCTCGATGAGCGCCCCGTCGCCGTCGTCGGCGCCGGCGGGCGGGCCTATGTGCAGGATGTAGCCACCGGCCGTTGCACGGGCAGCCTCCTCACCGGACGTCACGGCTGGGTGTCCTCCGTGACGTGCACCATCCTCGACGGACGTCCCCTCGCCGTCATCAGCGCCGGCAGTACGCTGGGCGTTTGGGATCTGCGACCACGAAAACTCATGGAACATTTCGTAGTGCCGAGCCTTGCACAGGCTGCAGTGGCTGATGACGGCAGTCTCGTTGTATCGCTGAAACGTGATGTCGCAGTCTTCCGGCGAACGGGCACCGGGTAGAGGTTGCTGCCGAACACGACCAGACCGCACTCACCATCCGTTGGTATGCCAGCGAGGCCAGGCTCGGCTCGCGGCATGCCCGTGCGTTCCCTGGACAAGGCGTGCGTGCTTCAGGGGGACGTGGTCGGGCGGCACACGTTATGCCGCATCCCCGCTCCCCCAGCACGACCACAACCGGCGTCTCCCGCAACTCTTCCACCAGTGATGACCGGTGGGATTGCAGTCGGGTATTCGAACCGCGTCCGGACCTGCGCATTGTCGGCAGTTACGGGCATGGGCCCTCTCCCTGCATATCGCATGGCGTTATCCTCCTCCTTCCCGGCACACGGGCGAGCGGTTGTCGCGTCGGGGCGTCAGCCGCAGTGTCCCCGCGGCCGCCCTCGCGTCGAAGGCCCAGCGCGCCCCGTCGGCCACCAGCCACAAC is a window of Streptomyces sp. B21-083 DNA encoding:
- a CDS encoding caspase family protein, translated to MTGSTAGSQGGEGPRRYLIATAVSRYPKCAEWDRPGLVQAREQIVELFTEKLGYRLHTALGLDPTRVQLTDQLRAFCTADERREDDLVVVYLSGHGEVLEDGNEHVLLMTDTDPADVTYTALPTAELVRVLRGTRIRRLLLILDTCYSGQGGNELAAAALERLGGQWGRGKSSSGLVIMSSAQPHQQAQTGLFPNLLDEAVRSQATAGHAPTHLSVSAVVQQMNDHADKPGYQHISLSLLGLTGEPPDFLTNPRHDVRLTDVDLALQDAAEFDAYALQRDTEFTSRLLVRAMGYHGDAAQGWWFCGRYQALAELAAWLNQDGNDAQEELFPRDGAAGECVRIVTAGPGSGKTAVLGLVAALTMPERRRTVPVAALGLDPDWIPGEGSIDVVMYAQNLTNAQVLSGLAAAAGFKCATVGEFLNALEQRNDSRGRPFTILIDALDEAATPNTLCSQIVRPLIEHSNRRICLLLGTRPYLLDRLGISSSPEHHDNGVIDLDSPRYADREALLAYTMRNLLQSRSDSPYKSADPGLLRDVAQAVGDAAGTSFLVARFAAYTLASAKTVVTDPDNADWRASLPRHAGQAMHDDLVRRLGPEAQRAADLLRPLAYAEGQGLPWEGIWAPLASAISGRAYTDEDLLWLRRNAGSYVVEATENGRSAYRLYHQALTEHLRENTDDAAVHSAFVDTLTEDVPYRGDATRDWSRAHPYALNHLATHAAAAHRVDGLLSIPEYLVHAVPNSLTPYLDDAVGQQTRLTAAVYRTSFDWHVAAPAPVRRSILALNAARAQAAWLLRQLNSDTQTEWVPAWATGNDFSPALRHTLTGFDAQVSAVACTILDDRPVAVISTANGRVYVRDVATGHPIGQPLTGFAGQVSAVACTVLNGRPVAVISSDPGDGRRVHVRDVATGRPISEPLTGFNHRVTAIACAVIDGRPVSVIGTAGGAESHDGRFVHSNRDDGGRVHVRDVATGRPIGEPLTGFMGRVSAVACTVLNGRPVAVISSGTGTGSKQSRNGGRLIVSDLASGCAIGKPLTGFAGPVTAWPALSSTAAPSPSSALVGSAAVCMYGTLLTDSR
- a CDS encoding HAD domain-containing protein, coding for MTAHGNRPLLFLDVDGPLLPFGDGPQREPAGTASDTHLARLVPQAGPRLAALPCDLVWATTWEEEANIELAPRLGLPQLPVVNWPEPSAAHEREDQWFGLHWKTRTLVAWADGRPFAWVDDEITDADRDWVSTRHPAPALLHRIASSRGLTDQDFAVLGQWLRLD
- a CDS encoding IS256 family transposase, with protein sequence MLSVVNNDGTTETGSLMDNIVREGARRMLAAALEAEVNQYIAELADQRDETGRRLVVRNGHHAERTVTTAAGPIPVKAPRVNDKRVDAETGERKRFSSQILAPWCRKSPKISEVLPLLYLHGLSSGDFVPALEQFLGSSAGLSPATVTRLTKQWSDDHAAFQDRDLSESDYVYVWADGVHPKVRLGQARSCVLVLMGVRTDGRKELIALAEGLRESTESWADLLRDCRRRGMRDPELVVGDGAMGLWRALAEVFPQARHQRCWVHKTRNVVNALPKSAQPGAKKALQEIYNAEDRDHAQKAVKEFERTYGAKWPKAVKKVSDETDELLAFYDFPAEHWVHLRTTNPIESTFSTVKLRTRVTRGAGSPAAALAMVFKLAESAQARWRAITAPHLVALVRNGATFQNGYLVERPEVSAA
- a CDS encoding WD40 repeat domain-containing protein; the encoded protein is MACTVLNGRSIAAIGIATSRSSGRVDVRDTKTGYLIGEPQTEFGSRVTAVACTVLDGHPLAIIGAGGRVYSQDVATGRPIGEPLTGLQGQVSALTCTVLDERPLAIIGASHTRDGVGRVYVRDVATGDLMGEPLSGFNNEVTAMACTELDGRPVAVIGSGTGSKGGNRRVDVRDVATGHPIGEPLTELPGRVYALSCTVLDERPVAVVGAGGRAYVQDVATGRCTGSLLTGRHGWVSSVTCTILDGRPLAVISAGSTLGVWDLRPRKLMEHFVVPSLAQAAVADDGSLVVSLKRDVAVFRRTGTG